One window of Watersipora subatra chromosome 3, tzWatSuba1.1, whole genome shotgun sequence genomic DNA carries:
- the LOC137391794 gene encoding sideroflexin-1-like isoform X2: MWLKVDISKPRYDQSTYSGRAKHFFIVTNPFNILASSTELEQAKLLVTEYRNKAVLPGLTADQLWRAKQLYDSTYHPDTGEKMFVLGRMSAQVPCNMLVTGCMLTFYKTTPAVIFWQWINQSFNAVVNYTNRSGANPISEKQLGLSYLGATTGAIVTALSLNRLAPRFPPIIGRFVPFAAVAAANSINLPMMRSNELVNGIPVLTADGEALGESRKAAQSAITQVVVSRILMAVPGMFIPPILMAKLEKRSFLRRYPMMSAPLQVLMVGASLVLATPLCCALFPQMSSMKTSRLESELKAKVLAHPSSPDKVYFNKGL, translated from the exons ATGTG GCTCAAGGTTGACATTAGCAAGCCCAGATATGATCAGAGCACCTACTCTGGACGTGCCAAGCACTTCTTTATTGTTACTAATCCTTTCAATATCTTAGCTAGCTCTACCGAACTTGAGCAAGCCAAGCTGCTGGTTACGGAGTACAG AAACAAGGCGGTGCTCCCTGGACTGACGGCTGATCAATTATGGCGAGCCAAACAATTATATGACTCGACTTACCATCCAGATACTGGAGAAAAGATGTTTGTGCTTGGAAGAATGTCTGCCCAG GTTCCCTGCAACATGCTAGTAACCGGCTGCATGTTGACATTCTACAAGACGACGCCAGCTGTTATCTTTTGGCAGTGGATTAACCAGTCTTTCAACGCAGTAG TGAACTACACAAACAGAAGTGGTGCAAACCCGATCAGTGAGAAGCAGCTAGGGCTGTCATACCTGGGAGCGACTACTGGCGCTATTGTCACCGCGCTGTCTCTCAACCGACTCGCGCCCCGCTTCCCTCCTATTATTGGAAG GTTTGTACCATTCGCCGCTGTTGCTGCTGCTAATTCTATCAATCTGCCAATGATGAGGAGCAATGAACTGGTCAATGGGATACCTGTGCTGACAGCAGATGGGGAGGCACTTGGAGAGTCCCGTAAAGCTGCTCAGAGTGCTATCACACAG GTTGTAGTAAGCAGAATTTTGATGGCCGTGCCGGGAATGTTCATACCACCAATACTGATGGCCAAGCTTGAAAAACGATCATTCCTACGCAG GTATCCGATGATGAGCGCTCCCCTGCAGGTACTGATGGTTGGAGCATCCCTTGTACTCGCTACTCCTCTCTGCTGCGCTCTCTTTCCCCAGATGAGTTCCATGAAGACGAGTCGACTCGAAAGCGAGCTTAAAGCAAAGGTTCTCGCTCACCCAAGCTCACCTGATAAGGTGTACTTCAACAAAGGACTTTAG
- the LOC137391794 gene encoding sideroflexin-1-like isoform X1: MEPAVDRLKVDISKPRYDQSTYSGRAKHFFIVTNPFNILASSTELEQAKLLVTEYRNKAVLPGLTADQLWRAKQLYDSTYHPDTGEKMFVLGRMSAQVPCNMLVTGCMLTFYKTTPAVIFWQWINQSFNAVVNYTNRSGANPISEKQLGLSYLGATTGAIVTALSLNRLAPRFPPIIGRFVPFAAVAAANSINLPMMRSNELVNGIPVLTADGEALGESRKAAQSAITQVVVSRILMAVPGMFIPPILMAKLEKRSFLRRYPMMSAPLQVLMVGASLVLATPLCCALFPQMSSMKTSRLESELKAKVLAHPSSPDKVYFNKGL, encoded by the exons ATGGAGCCTGCTGTTGATAGGCTCAAGGTTGACATTAGCAAGCCCAGATATGATCAGAGCACCTACTCTGGACGTGCCAAGCACTTCTTTATTGTTACTAATCCTTTCAATATCTTAGCTAGCTCTACCGAACTTGAGCAAGCCAAGCTGCTGGTTACGGAGTACAG AAACAAGGCGGTGCTCCCTGGACTGACGGCTGATCAATTATGGCGAGCCAAACAATTATATGACTCGACTTACCATCCAGATACTGGAGAAAAGATGTTTGTGCTTGGAAGAATGTCTGCCCAG GTTCCCTGCAACATGCTAGTAACCGGCTGCATGTTGACATTCTACAAGACGACGCCAGCTGTTATCTTTTGGCAGTGGATTAACCAGTCTTTCAACGCAGTAG TGAACTACACAAACAGAAGTGGTGCAAACCCGATCAGTGAGAAGCAGCTAGGGCTGTCATACCTGGGAGCGACTACTGGCGCTATTGTCACCGCGCTGTCTCTCAACCGACTCGCGCCCCGCTTCCCTCCTATTATTGGAAG GTTTGTACCATTCGCCGCTGTTGCTGCTGCTAATTCTATCAATCTGCCAATGATGAGGAGCAATGAACTGGTCAATGGGATACCTGTGCTGACAGCAGATGGGGAGGCACTTGGAGAGTCCCGTAAAGCTGCTCAGAGTGCTATCACACAG GTTGTAGTAAGCAGAATTTTGATGGCCGTGCCGGGAATGTTCATACCACCAATACTGATGGCCAAGCTTGAAAAACGATCATTCCTACGCAG GTATCCGATGATGAGCGCTCCCCTGCAGGTACTGATGGTTGGAGCATCCCTTGTACTCGCTACTCCTCTCTGCTGCGCTCTCTTTCCCCAGATGAGTTCCATGAAGACGAGTCGACTCGAAAGCGAGCTTAAAGCAAAGGTTCTCGCTCACCCAAGCTCACCTGATAAGGTGTACTTCAACAAAGGACTTTAG